One stretch of Maridesulfovibrio ferrireducens DNA includes these proteins:
- a CDS encoding biotin attachment protein produces MLNIKELLEEIKASPYEEVEISVPHTGKVEFADLKVGDKVSGPSGEWKEKPGTVLAKLTRERNTKNIPAPEKGEIVSIRHDLEGKFVEAGEVLLKIRHFLSKEEVIQLILKKALFLFNAPEKAKYYFTPEIDTKIKGSGERSVKVREGLELFIVSRMKRETPLNYAGPEGLIYAVYFHNGDNVDAGQALIGVCPADQLKHIQEVVNRVQSEWEERD; encoded by the coding sequence ATGTTGAATATTAAAGAGCTGCTTGAAGAGATTAAGGCTTCTCCTTACGAAGAAGTTGAAATTTCCGTTCCGCATACCGGAAAGGTTGAGTTTGCTGATCTTAAAGTTGGTGATAAAGTCAGCGGTCCTTCCGGAGAATGGAAAGAAAAGCCCGGAACTGTGCTCGCTAAGTTAACTAGAGAAAGAAATACTAAAAATATACCTGCTCCTGAAAAAGGTGAAATTGTTTCTATCAGACATGACCTTGAAGGTAAGTTTGTTGAAGCAGGGGAAGTTCTTCTTAAGATTCGTCATTTTCTCTCTAAGGAAGAAGTGATACAGCTTATTTTGAAGAAAGCGCTTTTTCTTTTCAATGCACCTGAAAAGGCTAAATATTATTTTACCCCTGAAATCGATACAAAGATTAAAGGTTCCGGAGAACGCTCCGTAAAAGTTCGCGAAGGGCTTGAGCTTTTTATTGTTTCGCGCATGAAAAGAGAAACTCCTTTGAATTATGCAGGTCCGGAAGGTCTTATTTACGCTGTTTATTTTCATAACGGCGATAATGTTGATGCTGGTCAGGCTCTTATCGGAGTTTGCCCTGCTGATCAGCTTAAGCACATTCAGGAAGTTGTAAATCGCGTTCAAAGTGAGTGGGAAGAAAGAGACTAG